One region of Miscanthus floridulus cultivar M001 chromosome 19, ASM1932011v1, whole genome shotgun sequence genomic DNA includes:
- the LOC136527376 gene encoding ethylene-responsive transcription factor RAP2-13-like — MADIDLYTNQLSSSSSSSDQELMKALEPFIRSAASPTSTTSTATSPFSYSYSYSYSYSYSYPYCSALPQDSYFLPATSSYTALPPPPPAPTATSFSQLPPLPQSSSSYASPAASYLTSSADAASGLAALNHLGPAQIHQIQAQLLAQHQQQQRGLLAAAFLGPRAQPMKHAGAPPESKLFRGVRQRHWGKWVAEIRLPRNRTRLWLGTFDSAEDAALAYDKAAFRLRGDAARLNFPSLRRGGAHLAGPLDASVDAKLTAICQSLTTAMPASSKAAAASTTAAAPPDSPKASASTTTTEGNESVHSAGSPPSSLPPFPQQQQHPEMASLDFTEAPWDESASLHLNKYPSWEIDWDSILS, encoded by the coding sequence ATGGCAGACATAGATTTGTACACAAACCAGCTGagctcctcgtcgtcgtcctcggacCAGGagctcatgaaagcactcgaacCTTTTATCCGGAGTGCTGCTTCacccacctccaccacctccaccgccacctctcccttctcctattcCTATTCCTATTCCTATTCCTATTCCTATTCCTACCCCTACTGCTCTGCTCTGCCTCAAGATTCGTACTTCCTCCCCGCCACATCCTCTTACACCGCGCTCCCGCCACCACCTCCTGCTCCCACCGCCACCTCCTTCTCGCAGCTCCCGCCTCTGCCGCAGTCCTCCTCGTCGTACGCCTCTCCGGCAGCGTCGTACCTGACGTCGTCGGCGGACGCCGCGTCGGGGCTGGCGGCGCTGAACCACCTGGGCCCGGCGCAAATCCACCAGATCCAGGCGCAGCTCTTGGcgcagcatcagcagcagcagaggGGCCTGCTGGCGGCGGCGTTCCTCGGCCCGCGGGCGCAGCCCATGAAGCACGCCGGGGCGCCGCCGGAGTCGAAGCTGTTCCGCGGCGTTCGGCAGCGGCACTGGGGCAAGTGGGTGGCGGAGATACGCCTGCCCAGGAACCGGACGCGGCTGTGGCTCGGCACCTTCGACTCCGCCGAGGACGCGGCGCTCGCCTACGACAAGGCGGCCttccgcctccgcggcgacgcgGCGCGCCTCAACTTCCCGTCACTCCGCCGGGGCGGCGCGCACCTCGCGGGCCCGCTGGACGCCTCCGTCGACGCCAAGCTCACCGCCATCTGCCAGAGCCTCACCACCGCCATGCCCGCGTCCTCcaaggccgccgccgccagcaccaCCGCCGCTGCTCCCCCGGACTCGCCCAAGGCCTCGGCGTCCACGACCACGACGGAGGGCAACGAGTCGGTACACTCCGCCGGCtcgcctccttcctccctcccgccgttcccgcagcagcagcagcatcccgAGATGGCGAGCCTGGACTTCACGGAGGCGCCGTGGGACGAGTCCGCCTCCCTGCACCTCAACAAGTACCCGTCCTGGGAGATCGACTGGGACTCCATCCTCTCGTGA